A window of uncultured Fusobacterium sp. contains these coding sequences:
- a CDS encoding efflux RND transporter permease subunit, with the protein MKSIPEFSIRKPATTIMFLISMIFFGYLGLKKMPVEMLPNINKPTVRIRAKWDGATPDDMDKMITRKIEDILPNVEGIVEYSSESTAETSMVYVKFKYGTDVETKITLIQNEINQIRRKFPDDMDDPIIRKSSSSDVPAITFSLAGGDLVEMRSYVESTLKPMLERIEGVAEIEVYGGREQEVAVVIDPDKLENYNLGIMDVYNKMSSSSINIPGGILREGEKEYLIKVESEINTVDEIKEIVLRNENGHLLKLKDIADINLTSKDRTSVNRKNGKENIVVIVSKTDEGNSVAIVKDVKKVMEQAKGSFPTNTVMNYEFDSSITIMNSIKNVQSSGIIGLLLASGILFIFLKSISATLIIATAIPISVIFTFFLLNAQGITLNLMSLMGLSLGIGMLVDNSVVVVDNIFRHMSELGKNKVAAARDGAEEMALPVLASTLTTVAAFMPLVFQEGLAKEQFNNLCYAISYSLLASLVISLTFVPMISSKIMNNKKNLNSEGKFLKALRKWYVTLLKWAVRRRGIVVGIIAVLFLGSLYVGSKLGGKFIPTVDEGRFAVVAKLPSGADVNKGDRIAKILEERVTNFDFVKDFTVSGSGSRAILNINGGLKTTRDKSMNDILRELRKVYVDIPDVEITVTPGYKFGVRGIYDLEFELYSDNELQLQTIVTELKNRVAKIEGIKDVTSSFEGGKPEGKFYIDREKAEYYGVNIDDIARMIQVQIQGGVPITINSDNDEIDITLKLQQQYRESTQYILDSRITLPNGKNIKISDVAKFKVEEGPSKLEKKDKRKKIVLYANLDDSLDLKTAQNLVTETLEEMGKPDNVTYGYGGKSADMAEMSEQLIYTFGIAIFLIYFILVWQFESFIMPFIIILSIPLSTTGAFYALYGANLSIDAMVSVGFVMLAGIVVNNAIVLIDFINLRREAGDNKNKAIITAGKTRLRPILMTTLTTVLGMLPLMFSNGEGSEMYKGMSFVVVFGLSTATLLTLVVIPVFYYLIDDFTNTMKKIRR; encoded by the coding sequence ATGAAATCAATACCAGAATTTTCAATTAGAAAACCAGCTACTACAATTATGTTTTTAATATCAATGATATTTTTTGGTTATCTTGGATTAAAGAAAATGCCAGTGGAGATGTTACCAAATATAAACAAACCTACTGTTAGAATAAGAGCTAAATGGGATGGAGCTACTCCAGATGATATGGATAAGATGATTACTAGAAAAATAGAGGATATTTTACCTAATGTAGAAGGTATAGTAGAGTATAGCTCAGAATCGACAGCAGAAACTTCAATGGTATATGTTAAATTTAAATATGGAACAGATGTTGAAACAAAGATTACATTAATCCAAAATGAAATAAATCAAATAAGAAGAAAATTTCCAGATGATATGGATGATCCAATAATAAGAAAAAGTTCATCTTCAGATGTTCCAGCTATTACTTTTTCTTTAGCAGGTGGAGATTTAGTAGAGATGAGAAGTTATGTTGAAAGTACATTGAAACCTATGTTAGAAAGAATTGAAGGAGTAGCTGAAATAGAGGTTTATGGTGGAAGAGAACAAGAGGTAGCTGTTGTAATTGATCCTGATAAATTGGAAAATTATAATTTGGGAATAATGGATGTTTATAATAAAATGTCAAGTTCTAGTATCAATATTCCTGGAGGAATATTAAGAGAAGGAGAAAAAGAGTATCTTATAAAAGTAGAAAGTGAAATAAATACAGTAGATGAGATAAAAGAGATTGTATTAAGAAATGAGAATGGACATCTATTAAAATTAAAAGATATAGCAGATATAAATTTAACTTCTAAGGATAGAACTTCTGTAAATAGAAAAAATGGTAAAGAAAATATTGTTGTTATTGTATCGAAAACAGATGAGGGAAACTCTGTAGCAATAGTAAAAGATGTAAAAAAAGTGATGGAGCAAGCTAAGGGATCATTTCCTACAAATACTGTTATGAATTATGAGTTTGACTCATCTATAACAATTATGAATTCTATAAAAAATGTACAATCAAGTGGAATAATAGGACTTTTATTAGCTTCAGGAATACTTTTTATATTTTTAAAAAGTATTTCAGCTACTTTAATAATAGCAACAGCAATTCCAATTTCTGTAATTTTTACTTTTTTTCTATTAAATGCTCAAGGAATAACTTTAAATTTGATGTCTCTTATGGGATTGTCTCTTGGAATTGGAATGTTAGTTGATAACTCAGTAGTAGTTGTAGATAACATTTTTAGACATATGTCAGAGTTAGGAAAAAATAAGGTAGCAGCTGCAAGAGATGGAGCTGAAGAGATGGCACTTCCTGTTTTGGCTTCAACTCTTACAACAGTTGCAGCATTTATGCCATTAGTTTTTCAAGAGGGACTTGCAAAAGAACAATTTAATAATCTATGTTATGCAATATCTTATTCACTATTAGCTTCTTTGGTAATATCACTTACTTTTGTTCCTATGATTTCAAGTAAAATTATGAATAATAAAAAGAATTTAAATTCTGAAGGTAAATTTTTAAAAGCTCTAAGAAAGTGGTATGTAACTTTATTAAAATGGGCAGTTAGAAGAAGAGGGATAGTAGTAGGGATTATAGCAGTTTTATTTTTAGGATCATTATATGTAGGAAGCAAATTAGGAGGAAAATTTATACCTACAGTTGATGAAGGAAGATTTGCTGTAGTAGCTAAATTACCATCTGGAGCAGATGTAAATAAAGGAGATAGAATTGCTAAAATTTTAGAGGAAAGAGTTACTAATTTTGATTTTGTTAAAGATTTTACTGTATCTGGAAGTGGAAGTAGAGCTATTTTAAATATAAATGGTGGACTAAAAACAACAAGAGATAAATCTATGAATGATATTTTAAGAGAATTAAGAAAGGTTTATGTGGATATTCCAGATGTTGAGATAACTGTTACCCCTGGTTATAAATTTGGAGTTAGAGGAATTTATGATTTAGAGTTTGAACTTTATTCTGATAATGAACTCCAACTTCAAACAATAGTCACAGAATTAAAAAATAGAGTGGCTAAAATAGAAGGGATAAAAGATGTAACTTCCTCTTTTGAAGGGGGAAAACCTGAAGGTAAATTCTATATTGATAGAGAGAAGGCTGAATACTATGGAGTTAATATAGATGATATTGCTCGTATGATTCAAGTACAAATACAAGGTGGAGTGCCAATTACTATAAATAGTGATAACGACGAAATAGATATTACTTTAAAATTACAACAACAATATAGAGAGTCAACACAATATATTTTAGATTCAAGAATAACTTTGCCAAATGGAAAAAATATTAAAATATCTGATGTGGCTAAATTTAAAGTTGAAGAAGGACCTTCTAAATTAGAGAAAAAAGATAAAAGAAAAAAAATAGTATTATATGCAAATTTAGATGATAGCTTAGATTTAAAAACAGCACAGAATTTAGTAACTGAAACATTAGAAGAGATGGGAAAACCAGATAATGTAACCTATGGTTATGGAGGAAAAAGTGCTGATATGGCTGAGATGAGCGAACAACTTATCTATACTTTTGGAATTGCTATTTTCTTAATATATTTTATATTAGTATGGCAATTTGAATCCTTTATTATGCCATTTATTATTATTTTATCAATACCTCTATCTACAACAGGAGCTTTTTATGCTTTATATGGAGCTAATTTAAGCATAGATGCTATGGTTTCTGTTGGATTTGTAATGTTAGCTGGTATTGTTGTAAATAATGCTATTGTTCTGATAGATTTTATAAATTTAAGAAGAGAAGCAGGGGATAATAAAAATAAAGCGATAATCACAGCGGGAAAAACAAGATTACGTCCTATTTTAATGACAACTTTAACAACAGTTCTTGGAATGTTGCCTCTTATGTTTAGTAATGGAGAGGGATCTGAAATGTATAAAGGAATGTCTTTTGTAGTTGTATTTGGTTTATCTACAGCTACACTATTAACCCTAGTTGTTATACCTGTATTCTATTATTTAATTGACGATTTTACTAATACTATGAAAAAAATTAGAAGATAG